One genomic segment of Nitrospirota bacterium includes these proteins:
- the scmF gene encoding SynChlorMet cassette radical SAM/SPASM protein ScmF, producing the protein MNKYPLNQIYFYLTEGCDLQCRHCWINPKYQAVEGLYPSLDLKLFQHIITQAKDMGLTGVKLTGGEPMLHPHIDKILDIVRSEDLRLVIETNGMRCTPEIADKITDCKSPFVSVSLDGATPDVHEWIRGVPGSFEKTLTGIKTLVKAGLKPQIIMTVMRRNKDEVESIIQLAESLGAGSVKFNIVQPTERGEKLHRSGETLGIEELIELGETVEKRLSKTTMLRLVYHHPHAFKPLGNMFGDENNCGTCHILNILGVLPDGTYAMCGIGEAIPELIYGSAFTELLEDVWNDSSVINVLREGMPDRLEGVCGECLMKGICIGSCIAQNYYTGKKLWAPFWYCDEARKLGLFPETRLRPTDSQKFKIADCS; encoded by the coding sequence ATGAATAAATATCCTCTGAATCAAATATATTTCTATCTCACTGAAGGGTGTGATCTCCAGTGCCGGCACTGCTGGATAAACCCGAAGTACCAGGCTGTAGAAGGCCTCTATCCATCTCTTGACCTTAAGCTTTTTCAACATATCATCACCCAGGCAAAAGATATGGGCCTGACCGGGGTTAAATTAACCGGCGGCGAGCCCATGCTGCATCCTCATATTGACAAGATCCTGGATATCGTCCGTTCGGAAGACCTTCGTCTTGTTATCGAGACCAATGGTATGCGGTGCACGCCTGAAATTGCAGATAAAATCACAGACTGCAAAAGCCCCTTTGTCTCGGTAAGCCTTGACGGGGCAACTCCTGATGTTCATGAATGGATACGCGGTGTCCCCGGAAGTTTTGAGAAAACCCTGACTGGCATAAAAACCCTCGTTAAAGCGGGATTAAAACCACAGATTATTATGACGGTCATGAGGCGAAACAAAGATGAAGTCGAATCAATAATACAACTGGCGGAATCCCTGGGCGCCGGTTCAGTAAAATTTAATATAGTCCAGCCCACGGAAAGGGGGGAAAAGTTGCACAGGAGCGGTGAGACCCTGGGCATAGAAGAACTTATAGAGTTGGGTGAGACAGTAGAAAAGAGGCTTTCAAAGACTACAATGCTTCGCCTTGTCTATCACCATCCACATGCATTTAAACCCCTGGGAAATATGTTTGGTGATGAGAACAACTGTGGTACGTGCCATATCCTCAACATACTGGGTGTCTTACCGGACGGCACCTATGCAATGTGCGGTATAGGTGAGGCAATACCTGAGTTGATTTATGGCAGTGCATTTACGGAATTACTGGAAGATGTCTGGAACGATAGTTCTGTTATTAATGTGCTTCGTGAAGGCATGCCTGACAGGCTTGAGGGCGTTTGTGGAGAGTGCCTGATGAAAGGAATCTGCATTGGAAGCTGCATAGCACAGAATTATTATACCGGTAAGAAACTTTGGGCTCCCTTCTGGTATTGTGATGAGGCCAGGAAGTTGGGACTTTTTCCTGAGACCAGATTAAGACCAACTGATTCACAAAAATTTAAGATCGCAGATTGTAGCTAA
- the scmC gene encoding SynChlorMet cassette protein ScmC, which yields MICEENGYHLKLGNGLGWNIKAINGVGKWLDDLANIMRLEPASKDNLDKIIFCKMGGFHAAIEYYYRDTKDWFVYDNKSVRTWMNRTNSDVICEIDDDGSPDIGIVNMWNSLHPIYQRVQDGGGLPFHAALLELDGKGVILAAPGSTGKSTSCRRLPDYWNPLGDDEALVVYDPKNGYRAHPFPTWSEYLWKSPDKSCGKSWDVQYSVPVSAIFFLEQAESDEVIPLGDGMAAVSINQSATEVSRKFWRKLDDDIKRPLATLQFHNACGMAKTIPSFTLRQSLNGRFWEEIEETLNTISIEPIMSEPIPKQKKNPTLTPTLSLRERENTLPFKGRDRVGMG from the coding sequence ATGATTTGTGAAGAAAATGGTTATCATCTAAAGCTTGGTAATGGGCTTGGATGGAATATCAAGGCGATTAATGGTGTTGGCAAATGGTTAGATGATCTGGCAAACATCATGAGGCTTGAACCGGCAAGTAAGGACAATCTGGATAAAATCATCTTCTGTAAAATGGGGGGCTTTCATGCCGCTATAGAATATTATTATAGAGATACAAAGGACTGGTTCGTCTATGATAATAAGAGTGTCCGTACATGGATGAACCGCACAAATTCTGATGTGATCTGCGAAATTGACGATGATGGTTCTCCTGACATCGGGATTGTAAACATGTGGAACTCACTCCACCCAATCTATCAGCGGGTGCAGGATGGCGGTGGCCTCCCTTTCCATGCGGCGTTGCTTGAGCTGGATGGAAAAGGAGTGATTCTGGCGGCTCCTGGCAGTACCGGAAAATCCACGAGCTGCCGCCGTTTGCCGGATTACTGGAATCCACTGGGAGATGACGAGGCGCTTGTCGTATATGATCCAAAGAACGGATACCGGGCTCATCCCTTCCCGACCTGGAGTGAGTACCTATGGAAATCCCCGGATAAATCATGTGGTAAATCTTGGGATGTACAGTATTCAGTGCCGGTTAGTGCGATCTTTTTCCTTGAACAGGCAGAGAGCGACGAAGTTATTCCCTTAGGCGATGGGATGGCGGCTGTATCTATAAATCAATCTGCCACTGAAGTATCAAGAAAGTTCTGGAGAAAACTGGATGATGATATAAAAAGGCCCCTGGCGACATTGCAGTTTCACAATGCCTGCGGGATGGCAAAGACGATTCCTTCCTTTACCCTGCGCCAAAGTCTTAATGGCAGATTCTGGGAGGAAATAGAAGAGACGCTAAATACGATATCTATTGAACCCATCATGAGCGAGCCAATCCCAAAGCAAAAGAAAAACCCCACCCTCACCCCTACCCTCTCCCTGAGGGAGAGGGAAAATACCCTCCCCTTCAAGGGGAGGGACAGGGTGGGGATGGGTTAA
- the scmE gene encoding SynChlorMet cassette radical SAM/SPASM protein ScmE, which translates to MRTPRSVDIDITNQCNLRCKYCYHFTGPGDVDKDLTTGEWLSFFEELGSCAVIDVCLAGGEPFFRDDLKDIINGIVSNKMRFKILSNGTLITDEIALHIASTRRCDSIQVSIDGGSPETHDLSRGKGNFKNAIMGIEILRKYSIPVTVRVTINRYNVGDLEEIAKLLLDEIGLSSFSTNSASLMGLCKKNSEEMELSVEDRQTAMETLLRLNQQYNGRIGGAAGPLAEAVRWRKMEEARKEGREQLSKGGFLRACGGFMNKMAVRADGVMVPCSQMSHIELGRINRDNLTDVWQNHPELIRLRNRVEIPLDKYDFCKGCDYISYCTGNCPAIAYTLLESDNHPSPDACLKRFLEAGGRLPYDL; encoded by the coding sequence ATGAGGACTCCGAGGTCAGTGGACATTGATATTACGAATCAATGCAACCTGAGGTGTAAGTACTGCTATCACTTTACAGGACCAGGTGATGTTGATAAGGATTTAACAACAGGAGAATGGCTCAGCTTTTTTGAGGAGTTGGGAAGTTGCGCTGTCATAGATGTTTGTCTTGCAGGCGGAGAGCCATTTTTCAGAGATGATTTAAAGGACATCATTAATGGAATAGTTTCGAATAAGATGAGATTTAAGATCTTAAGCAACGGCACCCTGATTACAGATGAGATAGCCTTACATATAGCCTCAACAAGACGCTGTGACAGCATTCAGGTCTCAATAGACGGCGGGAGCCCTGAGACACATGACCTGTCACGGGGAAAAGGAAACTTCAAGAATGCAATAATGGGAATTGAAATCCTCCGGAAATATTCAATACCGGTAACAGTACGCGTCACAATAAACAGGTATAATGTGGGGGATCTTGAAGAGATTGCAAAACTGTTACTTGATGAGATAGGGTTGTCGTCATTCTCAACAAACTCAGCGTCTTTAATGGGACTCTGCAAAAAGAATTCAGAAGAGATGGAGCTTTCGGTTGAGGATAGACAAACAGCGATGGAGACCCTGCTGAGGTTGAATCAACAGTACAATGGGCGCATAGGAGGTGCGGCAGGCCCGTTGGCAGAAGCGGTACGATGGAGAAAGATGGAAGAGGCAAGAAAAGAAGGCAGGGAGCAGTTGTCGAAAGGTGGTTTTTTAAGGGCATGTGGTGGTTTTATGAATAAGATGGCAGTAAGGGCAGATGGTGTCATGGTGCCCTGCAGTCAGATGAGCCATATAGAACTTGGGAGGATAAACAGAGACAACTTGACTGATGTCTGGCAGAACCACCCTGAACTTATAAGATTAAGGAATAGGGTGGAGATACCTCTTGACAAATATGACTTCTGTAAGGGTTGTGACTATATTTCGTACTGCACCGGGAACTGTCCTGCAATTGCGTATACACTTTTAGAATCAGATAATCACCCGAGCCCGGATGCGTGCCTGAAGAGATTCCTTGAGGCTGGCGGGAGATTGCCGTATGATTTGTGA
- a CDS encoding helix-turn-helix domain-containing protein, with translation MKNEISLEELATKSGVSLDELGRIERGEVKQLDVQRLLKIADNLKLKSGVDFAGLMRLNKYPRRFHVYGVGLPKSGTVSLAGLFGNYRSSHEFHQWETHQMIIRHRHGDISRERFSGFLKEREMLGGLLEMDSAHFNRHYIDILQEEFPDAKFICLIRDCYSWVNSFVNYFVVPEREAMQSRELPNGMPFDIPRGSMEAKNELVNNFHKYIDVPLSFWASSYRVMLEKLPPGRCMLIRTHELSQKINDIADFIGVSPDTLIKERSHLNKAKYTVNILRNLDRDFLKEKFSEHCSDLMEKYFPEFSLDDILS, from the coding sequence ATGAAAAATGAAATATCACTGGAGGAACTGGCAACGAAGTCTGGTGTTTCTCTTGATGAGCTTGGCCGCATTGAGCGAGGAGAGGTGAAGCAGCTTGATGTGCAAAGACTGCTTAAGATAGCAGATAACTTAAAGTTAAAGAGTGGTGTTGATTTCGCCGGTTTGATGCGCCTTAATAAATACCCAAGGAGGTTTCATGTTTATGGCGTAGGTCTTCCAAAATCTGGAACCGTTTCCCTTGCCGGCCTATTTGGCAACTACCGTTCATCCCACGAATTTCATCAGTGGGAAACGCATCAAATGATTATCAGGCACAGACATGGCGATATTTCACGCGAGCGGTTCTCTGGGTTTTTAAAAGAACGGGAGATGCTCGGCGGTCTCCTTGAAATGGATTCTGCCCATTTTAACCGGCATTATATTGATATCCTTCAGGAAGAATTTCCGGATGCGAAATTTATTTGTCTTATAAGGGATTGCTATTCCTGGGTGAATTCCTTTGTAAACTATTTCGTAGTCCCGGAGCGTGAGGCTATGCAAAGCAGGGAGCTTCCAAACGGCATGCCATTTGATATACCACGGGGGTCAATGGAGGCTAAGAACGAGCTTGTAAACAATTTCCACAAATATATAGACGTTCCTCTTTCATTCTGGGCATCATCCTATCGAGTCATGCTTGAAAAACTCCCACCCGGGCGGTGTATGTTAATACGGACTCACGAACTCTCACAGAAAATTAACGATATCGCGGATTTTATCGGTGTATCGCCAGACACCCTGATAAAGGAACGGTCACATCTCAATAAGGCGAAATATACTGTAAATATCCTGCGCAATCTTGATCGTGATTTTTTAAAGGAAAAGTTCAGTGAACATTGCTCAGACTTAATGGAGAAATATTTCCCTGAATTTTCCTTAGACGATATTTTATCTTAA
- a CDS encoding signal peptidase I → MKTELEELNNYTGPSMTPTFKAGDGLVVVPYKDKKIRPGDVIIFKPKDKPRNVVHRVIKVGRDGVSTRGDNNNKVDPWLLTPDDITGRVVSVKRKNRVFHVSGGLRGRVYGLLILRYNMLIRKVSGVLHSTYHFVSNTGIFRKILPLSNTQIISFKRQNGAELQLLMGRRIIARRLPGSEQWQIKRPFRLFIDEKKLPQR, encoded by the coding sequence ATGAAAACCGAATTAGAAGAACTGAATAACTACACAGGCCCAAGCATGACTCCTACTTTCAAGGCAGGTGATGGATTGGTAGTGGTGCCCTATAAGGATAAGAAGATACGTCCCGGGGATGTAATAATTTTCAAGCCTAAGGACAAGCCACGCAATGTAGTTCACCGGGTAATCAAGGTTGGCAGGGATGGTGTAAGCACAAGAGGTGACAACAATAACAAGGTTGACCCATGGCTACTCACTCCTGATGATATCACCGGGCGTGTGGTATCTGTTAAAAGAAAAAACAGGGTATTCCATGTATCCGGGGGATTAAGGGGCAGGGTTTATGGCTTACTTATACTACGATACAACATGTTAATCAGAAAAGTGTCGGGGGTTCTCCATTCAACCTACCACTTTGTGTCAAACACAGGGATATTCAGGAAGATACTGCCTCTGTCAAATACGCAGATTATTTCTTTTAAGCGTCAAAATGGAGCCGAGCTTCAATTATTAATGGGCAGGAGGATTATCGCAAGACGATTACCTGGATCTGAGCAATGGCAGATAAAGAGACCTTTTAGACTATTTATAGATGAAAAGAAATTGCCCCAGAGATAA
- the scmD gene encoding SynChlorMet cassette protein ScmD — MQTEESRPIANQTIVLREEFDDWAVLFDPDTSKAYGLSPVSVFIWKRLDGKNTIADIVRELGKECKDVPDDAITHVSNFVEELVEKGYAGYEA, encoded by the coding sequence ATGCAGACAGAAGAAAGCAGACCGATAGCCAATCAAACGATAGTACTGAGAGAGGAGTTTGACGACTGGGCAGTGCTGTTTGACCCGGACACAAGCAAGGCCTATGGTCTAAGCCCGGTAAGCGTCTTTATATGGAAGCGCCTTGACGGCAAAAATACAATAGCAGATATTGTCAGGGAGCTGGGCAAGGAGTGCAAAGATGTGCCGGACGACGCTATAACTCATGTCAGCAATTTTGTGGAAGAGCTTGTTGAAAAGGGCTATGCAGGGTACGAGGCGTAA